GTAGGATGATGTCGAAGCTGCCGATGAGGGCCGGGATGTCGGAGATCATGACGCCCCGGGAGATCTTCTCGAAGATGTTCATCGCCATGAAGGAGCCCGTGCGGATCTTCATGCGGTAGGCGTTCGTCCCGCCGTCGCTGATCAGGAAATAGCCGTGCTCGCCGCGGGGGTTCTCCGCCCGGAAATAGGCCTCGCCGGCCGCCGGCTTGAACACGCGCGGCACCTTCGCCCGGACCGGGCCGTCGGGGATCTGCGCGACGACCTGCCGGATGATCTTCACGCTCTCGCGCATTTCGTTGATCCGGCACATGTACCGGTCGAAGCAGTCGCCCAGCGTCCCGCGCTCGCCGGTGCCGACGATCACGTTGAAGTCGATCTTCGGGTACACCGAGTACGGGTCGTCCTTCCGGACGTCGTACGCGATGCCGGAGCCGCGGAGGTTCGGCCCCGCCAGCCCCCACTCGATCGCGTCTTCCGCGGAGATCACGCCGACGTTCTTCAGGCGGTGGACCAGGATCTTGTTGTAGGAGATCAGGTCGTTGTACTCGTCGATCAGCGGCTCGAAATAGTCGCAGAATTCCCGGGTCTTGTCGAGGAAGCCCGGCGGGAGGTCGTGGGCGACCCCGCCGATCCGGGCGTAGTTGTAGGTCAGCCGCTGCCCGCAGACCATCTCGAACAGGTCGTTGATCCACTCCCGCTCGCGGATGGCGTAGACGAACGGGGTGAAGGCGCCCATGTCGGCGCAGAACGAACCCCATCCGACGAGGTGCGACGAGATCCGGTTCAGCTCGCAGACGAGCACGCGGATCCACTCGGCCCGCTCGGGGACCTCGATCTTCGCCAGCTTCTCGACGGACCACGCATAGGCGCAGTTGCAGTTCATCCCCGCGAGGTAGTCGACCCGGTCCGTGAACGGCATGAACTGCGACCAGGCGACCCGCTCGCCGATCTTCTCCATGCCGCGGTGCAGGTAGCCCAGCGTGGGCCTCGCCTTGCTGACGATCTCCCCGTCGGTGGTCAGCTCGATCCGCAGCACCCCGTGCGTCGAGGGGTGGTGCGGACCCATGTTGATGGTCCACTCGTCGGTGCGGAGCGCTTCCTTGATTTGTTCCG
This DNA window, taken from Thermodesulfobacteriota bacterium, encodes the following:
- a CDS encoding NADH-quinone oxidoreductase subunit D translates to MTEQIKEALRTDEWTINMGPHHPSTHGVLRIELTTDGEIVSKARPTLGYLHRGMEKIGERVAWSQFMPFTDRVDYLAGMNCNCAYAWSVEKLAKIEVPERAEWIRVLVCELNRISSHLVGWGSFCADMGAFTPFVYAIREREWINDLFEMVCGQRLTYNYARIGGVAHDLPPGFLDKTREFCDYFEPLIDEYNDLISYNKILVHRLKNVGVISAEDAIEWGLAGPNLRGSGIAYDVRKDDPYSVYPKIDFNVIVGTGERGTLGDCFDRYMCRINEMRESVKIIRQVVAQIPDGPVRAKVPRVFKPAAGEAYFRAENPRGEHGYFLISDGGTNAYRMKIRTGSFMAMNIFEKISRGVMISDIPALIGSFDIIL